A window of the Bacillus andreraoultii genome harbors these coding sequences:
- a CDS encoding lmo1851 family serine protease, whose translation MDNGEKIDEKNEQLNNDGNEVNKYIKLKKFHAIMVLFIIVFLTAGITAFVLSFGDEKVVEKIQIRDREEFAKLYETFDSIKTNYIEKVDQDKLIDGAINGMVESLGDPYSDYMTADETKEFNETISSSFEGIGAQIESKDNNIVIVAPIKGSPAEKSGLRANDIILEVDGKSLKGMSSSEAVLLIRGKKGTKVNLTISRPGVKELVKLNITRDVIPVETVYSEMLNDHIGKIQITSFSEHTYSELVSQIDELKKQGMKGLILDLRQNPGGLLDQAIDISSLFVPKGEVIYQMEKANGERKRQLSNQKEAFDLPMVTVVDGGSASASEILAGALQESAGIKIVGEKTFGKGTAQTAAQYTDGSSIKLTTAKWLTPSGKWIHKQGITPDYLVKMPDYANLPYVDPELVLKKSSGNDQVSAIAKMLQVLGYKLDSVDGVFDESMEKAVIQFQKEHDLEPTGIVTGDTTIGIMQALRDKMLKDDPQMKKAVNVLKEQLK comes from the coding sequence ATGGATAATGGTGAAAAAATAGATGAGAAAAATGAACAACTGAATAACGATGGGAATGAAGTAAATAAATATATAAAATTAAAAAAATTCCATGCGATTATGGTTTTATTTATCATCGTGTTTTTAACAGCAGGGATTACCGCGTTTGTTTTATCATTTGGTGATGAAAAAGTTGTGGAAAAAATTCAAATTCGTGATCGTGAAGAATTTGCTAAACTATACGAAACCTTTGATAGTATAAAAACGAATTATATTGAAAAAGTCGATCAAGATAAGTTAATTGATGGGGCAATTAACGGGATGGTTGAATCTTTAGGAGACCCTTATTCTGATTATATGACTGCTGATGAAACGAAAGAGTTTAATGAAACAATCTCTTCATCTTTTGAAGGAATTGGTGCTCAAATTGAATCAAAAGATAATAATATTGTCATTGTTGCACCCATCAAAGGTTCCCCTGCGGAAAAATCGGGTTTAAGGGCAAATGATATTATTTTAGAAGTTGATGGAAAAAGCTTAAAAGGAATGAGTTCTAGTGAAGCAGTATTATTGATTCGTGGAAAGAAGGGTACAAAAGTAAACTTAACCATTTCACGTCCTGGTGTGAAGGAACTAGTGAAGTTAAATATTACACGTGATGTTATACCGGTTGAGACTGTTTATAGTGAGATGTTAAATGACCATATCGGAAAAATACAAATTACTTCTTTTTCTGAACATACATATAGTGAACTCGTTTCCCAAATTGATGAGTTGAAGAAACAAGGAATGAAAGGACTAATTTTAGATTTACGACAAAATCCTGGAGGTTTATTGGATCAAGCAATTGATATTTCAAGCCTCTTTGTACCAAAAGGAGAAGTTATTTACCAAATGGAAAAGGCAAATGGTGAGAGAAAAAGGCAGCTTTCGAATCAAAAAGAAGCGTTCGATCTCCCAATGGTTACCGTTGTCGATGGTGGTAGTGCAAGTGCTTCGGAGATTTTAGCTGGTGCATTGCAAGAATCAGCTGGAATAAAAATTGTCGGTGAAAAAACATTTGGCAAAGGGACAGCTCAAACAGCTGCACAGTATACGGATGGTTCAAGTATAAAATTAACAACTGCTAAATGGTTAACGCCTAGTGGAAAGTGGATTCATAAACAAGGAATAACTCCAGATTATCTTGTAAAAATGCCGGACTATGCTAATTTACCGTATGTAGATCCAGAATTAGTTCTTAAAAAATCGAGTGGAAATGATCAAGTGTCTGCGATTGCAAAAATGCTTCAAGTTCTTGGTTACAAACTTGATTCGGTAGATGGAGTTTTTGATGAAAGTATGGAAAAAGCTGTCATTCAATTTCAAAAAGAACATGACTTAGAACCGACGGGTATTGTAACAGGGGATACTACTATTGGAATCATGCAAGCTTTACGAGATAAAATGCTTAAAGATGATCCACAAATGAAGAAAGCAGTAAATGTCTTAAAAGAACAATTGAAATAG
- a CDS encoding Hsp20/alpha crystallin family protein yields MWPWNFFGNKTNFDPFKYMSEGEFQQTLEKWMKQAFPEYIQSIINNQNSENNEKQPVDHHPSPIQSNVFETHDDIFIRIPIQDEEILNNIKVYYSLNKCIIDGLDKNDSPQTIILPATVKKKGAKAIYRDQILEIKIPKSLDWQYSEIDVDKF; encoded by the coding sequence ATGTGGCCATGGAACTTTTTTGGAAATAAAACAAACTTTGACCCATTTAAATATATGAGTGAAGGAGAATTCCAACAAACACTGGAAAAATGGATGAAGCAAGCTTTCCCAGAGTATATTCAATCCATCATTAACAATCAAAACTCTGAGAATAATGAGAAACAACCGGTAGATCATCATCCTTCCCCCATTCAAAGCAATGTCTTTGAAACGCATGATGACATTTTTATTCGTATTCCAATACAAGATGAAGAGATATTAAACAATATTAAAGTTTATTATAGTTTAAATAAATGTATAATTGATGGTTTAGATAAAAATGATAGTCCACAAACAATTATCTTACCTGCTACTGTGAAGAAAAAAGGTGCTAAAGCAATTTACCGAGACCAAATATTAGAAATTAAAATTCCAAAAAGTCTTGATTGGCAATATAGTGAAATCGATGTTGATAAATTTTAG
- a CDS encoding MATE family efflux transporter — MYFPLSDCEIYTNEIDVATLITFFLLFALCFQFSDGIQASIQGGLRGYKAVNITLIATLCAYWVFGLPIGYAVKLTDFGPYRYWIGLMIGLAASAL; from the coding sequence ATATATTTTCCGCTATCCGATTGCGAAATCTATACAAACGAAATTGACGTAGCTACATTAATTACTTTCTTCTTACTATTCGCTCTTTGTTTCCAATTTTCCGATGGGATACAAGCATCTATTCAAGGTGGGCTTAGAGGATATAAAGCTGTGAACATTACTTTAATAGCAACGCTTTGTGCGTACTGGGTGTTTGGACTCCCTATCGGCTATGCAGTAAAACTTACAGACTTTGGTCCATATCGATATTGGATTGGTTTAATGATTGGGTTAGCGGCGAGCGCCCTATGA
- a CDS encoding GNAT family N-acetyltransferase has product MLKKRDLTDCLALYPLLIHPDVFPYVRYKPGSYEEFLFMTKQGIEAEERGEMISRTISDEWEQPIGTINLYDIDNGAGFLGTWLGKPYHGMGYNILAKEMFFDEVFFHHHIETIFLRIRKENLRSQKATEKIPYVTFANYTKSSVYESINNNPKGYQYNLYEITKDAYTLYSKKNASQLTEHAHQMKA; this is encoded by the coding sequence ATATTGAAAAAAAGAGATTTAACAGATTGTTTAGCACTTTACCCATTACTCATTCACCCTGACGTCTTCCCTTACGTTCGATACAAACCAGGGTCCTATGAAGAATTTTTGTTTATGACAAAACAGGGAATAGAAGCGGAAGAACGTGGTGAAATGATATCACGAACAATTTCTGATGAATGGGAGCAACCAATCGGTACAATTAATTTATATGATATTGACAATGGGGCGGGTTTTTTAGGAACATGGCTCGGTAAACCTTATCATGGAATGGGATACAATATACTTGCAAAAGAGATGTTCTTTGATGAAGTATTTTTCCATCATCATATTGAAACAATATTTTTACGAATTCGGAAAGAAAATCTTCGCTCCCAAAAAGCGACCGAAAAGATTCCTTATGTTACTTTTGCTAATTATACAAAATCCTCAGTTTATGAGTCGATAAATAATAATCCGAAAGGTTATCAATATAATTTGTACGAAATTACAAAAGATGCTTATACCTTATATAGTAAAAAGAATGCATCTCAACTTACTGAGCATGCTCACCAAATGAAAGCATAA
- a CDS encoding peroxiredoxin family protein, whose product MKKFLIGIIVTIVIFFTVDIYLNWQKEDQKEKDEIRHEQTESVNAKIKSGLKVGDKAPNFILKTLSGEKVNLSDLIGKKVILNFWATWCPPCREEMPAMEQVYQKYKNQEVEIVAVNSTVGKETVDKVKEFTEELNITFPIPLDVEGEVFKVYQIYGLPTTYFINTKGVIHFVHFGPMDESFMIQELEKMD is encoded by the coding sequence ATGAAAAAATTTCTGATTGGCATCATTGTTACGATAGTCATTTTTTTTACGGTTGATATTTATTTAAATTGGCAAAAGGAAGATCAAAAAGAAAAAGATGAAATTCGTCATGAACAAACAGAAAGTGTGAATGCAAAGATTAAATCGGGTTTAAAAGTAGGTGATAAAGCCCCTAATTTTATATTAAAAACATTGTCAGGCGAAAAAGTAAACTTAAGTGATTTAATAGGAAAAAAAGTGATCTTAAATTTTTGGGCTACTTGGTGTCCGCCATGTCGAGAAGAAATGCCTGCGATGGAACAAGTTTATCAAAAATATAAAAATCAAGAGGTTGAAATTGTTGCGGTTAATTCAACAGTGGGGAAAGAAACAGTAGATAAAGTTAAGGAGTTTACAGAAGAATTAAATATAACATTTCCTATTCCTTTAGATGTGGAAGGAGAAGTATTTAAAGTCTATCAAATTTATGGTTTGCCAACTACTTATTTTATTAATACAAAGGGCGTTATCCATTTTGTTCATTTTGGTCCGATGGATGAAAGCTTTATGATTCAAGAATTAGAAAAAATGGATTAG
- a CDS encoding DNA ligase D codes for MKPMLPSLSFQVPTGQDWVYEVKYDGFRALLKMDNQNIVMISRNGKDLLPQFPEAIQFYNQEKAKLAQYFPIIFDGELTILENPSKSDFSLMQTRGRLRSEKRINEMKESNYATFLAFDLLMVKGQFITDQPFYKRKESLVKLMENSYLPLHPDPYNKVFIQFIPYRKKFHRVWDQVVQNDGEGIIAKQINSQWMEGKRTTQWIKYKNWKKVQCFVTAFEKKNSFFHVAVYDQTNIVPIGLFKNGMNQEETSALLSVMRKNALEENDQLIYVAPSICLELYYLQFSEHSLREPFFSRFLFHVSPTECTLNKIYENKQERQIEITHPDKLLWKNNPITKLTYINYLQDVYPYMAPYLQNRLLTVIRYPHGIFGEAFFQKNCPLYAPNFVDTYINDGINYILCNNINTFLWLGNQLAIEFHIPFQTINKTNPTEIVIDLDPPTKREFPLAQEAARYIKRDIIDKLGLRAFVKVSGNRGIQIYFPLNENRITWGEARLFTEFIARYLLAKNENHFTIERLKKKRGNRLYIDYIQHAEGKTIICPFSVRGNANAGVAAPIEWDELNKSITPDGFSMEIVLKRLKEKGNPFSDYFQVMNEDPLQEIIQILKKKPHI; via the coding sequence ATGAAACCAATGCTACCATCATTATCCTTTCAAGTTCCTACAGGTCAAGATTGGGTATATGAAGTGAAATACGACGGCTTCCGTGCTTTGTTAAAAATGGATAATCAAAATATTGTAATGATCAGTCGAAATGGGAAAGATCTCCTACCTCAATTTCCGGAAGCTATTCAGTTTTATAATCAAGAGAAAGCAAAATTAGCACAGTACTTCCCGATCATTTTCGATGGAGAACTAACAATCCTAGAAAATCCAAGTAAAAGTGATTTTTCCCTTATGCAAACACGCGGTCGATTACGAAGTGAAAAGCGCATTAATGAAATGAAGGAATCGAATTATGCAACATTTCTTGCCTTTGACTTGTTAATGGTAAAAGGACAATTTATCACAGATCAACCATTCTATAAGCGAAAAGAATCGTTAGTCAAACTAATGGAAAACAGTTACCTTCCATTACATCCAGATCCTTACAATAAAGTGTTTATTCAGTTCATCCCATACAGAAAAAAATTTCATCGTGTATGGGATCAAGTTGTACAAAATGATGGTGAAGGAATTATTGCAAAACAAATAAACAGTCAATGGATGGAGGGAAAACGTACAACCCAATGGATAAAATATAAAAACTGGAAAAAAGTACAATGTTTTGTTACTGCATTTGAAAAAAAGAATAGTTTTTTCCATGTCGCTGTATATGATCAAACAAATATTGTTCCAATTGGCTTATTTAAAAATGGGATGAATCAAGAGGAAACTTCTGCTCTTTTAAGTGTTATGAGGAAAAATGCTCTCGAAGAAAATGATCAGTTGATTTATGTAGCACCGTCTATTTGTCTTGAGTTGTATTACTTACAATTTTCCGAACATTCATTACGAGAACCATTTTTTTCTCGCTTTCTCTTTCACGTTTCACCAACAGAATGTACGTTAAATAAGATATATGAAAATAAACAAGAAAGACAAATTGAAATTACCCATCCAGATAAACTGTTATGGAAAAACAACCCCATTACAAAATTAACTTACATCAATTATTTACAAGATGTTTACCCGTATATGGCACCATATTTACAAAATCGTTTATTAACCGTTATCCGCTATCCCCACGGTATTTTTGGTGAGGCTTTTTTTCAAAAAAATTGTCCTTTGTATGCCCCAAATTTCGTTGATACATATATCAATGATGGGATTAATTATATTCTGTGTAATAATATCAACACATTTTTATGGCTTGGAAATCAACTAGCTATCGAATTTCACATTCCTTTCCAAACGATTAACAAAACAAATCCAACTGAAATCGTAATCGACCTTGATCCACCAACAAAAAGGGAATTCCCACTAGCGCAAGAAGCTGCACGATATATAAAAAGGGATATTATTGATAAATTAGGTCTTCGTGCTTTTGTAAAAGTATCTGGAAATCGTGGCATTCAAATTTACTTTCCTCTTAATGAAAATCGTATTACTTGGGGTGAGGCACGCCTGTTTACAGAATTTATTGCCCGCTACTTATTAGCAAAAAATGAAAACCACTTTACAATTGAACGGTTAAAGAAAAAACGCGGCAATCGACTATACATCGATTATATTCAACATGCAGAAGGTAAGACGATTATTTGTCCATTTTCAGTTAGAGGTAATGCCAACGCAGGAGTGGCAGCACCTATAGAATGGGATGAACTAAACAAATCGATCACACCAGATGGTTTTTCCATGGAAATTGTTTTAAAAAGGTTAAAAGAAAAAGGAAATCCGTTTTCCGATTATTTTCAAGTTATGAATGAAGATCCATTACAAGAAATAATACAGATTTTAAAAAAGAAACCGCATATTTAA
- the ku gene encoding non-homologous end joining protein Ku produces MHTMWKGSISFGLVNIPVKLHAAIEDKDIKFRSLHKKCHTPIKYEKVCPNCEMEISNDEIVKAYEYTKGKYVVIEEEDFAKLDKEMEDRAVEILDFVKITDIDPIYFNRSYYLSPNDGGVKAYALLRKALQETEKVGIAKIMIRSKEQLAVIRVYDNTLVMETIHYPDEVRKANDVPNVPSVNEVLKKELDTAILLIDQLTSQFEPEKYKDEYRESVLTLIEAKRTGDETVRQETKDKPNNVMDLMAALQASIDRTKPEKLEQKEGKTIKKRKTVTRTKINA; encoded by the coding sequence ATGCATACGATGTGGAAAGGGAGTATTAGCTTTGGTTTAGTCAATATTCCCGTGAAATTACATGCAGCAATAGAAGACAAAGATATAAAATTTCGCAGCCTCCATAAGAAGTGTCATACACCGATTAAATATGAAAAAGTTTGCCCTAACTGTGAGATGGAAATTTCTAACGACGAGATTGTTAAAGCGTATGAATATACGAAAGGTAAATATGTCGTTATTGAAGAAGAGGATTTTGCAAAATTAGATAAGGAAATGGAAGATCGTGCGGTTGAGATATTAGACTTTGTGAAAATTACTGATATTGACCCAATTTATTTTAATCGTAGTTACTATTTGTCACCAAATGATGGTGGTGTAAAAGCATATGCGTTATTAAGGAAGGCATTGCAAGAAACTGAAAAAGTAGGCATTGCAAAAATTATGATTCGGTCAAAAGAACAACTTGCCGTCATTCGTGTATATGATAATACACTAGTTATGGAGACGATACACTATCCAGACGAAGTACGAAAAGCAAATGATGTTCCAAATGTGCCAAGTGTTAATGAAGTTTTGAAAAAGGAATTAGACACAGCAATTTTACTAATTGACCAATTAACGTCACAATTCGAACCTGAAAAATATAAAGACGAGTATCGGGAATCCGTATTAACCTTAATAGAAGCAAAAAGGACTGGAGACGAAACGGTTAGACAAGAAACGAAAGATAAACCAAATAATGTTATGGATTTAATGGCTGCGCTCCAAGCTTCAATTGATCGAACAAAACCAGAAAAATTGGAACAGAAAGAAGGAAAAACGATAAAAAAGCGAAAAACTGTAACTCGTACAAAGATCAACGCGTA